The region ACCAACACTTGATATAGAAAATAGACCTACGATTTTTTATGGTATTACAATTCATGATTTATGCCCTAGAAGATCATATTTTAATAAAGGCATATTTGCATCAAAATTAGGAGATGAAGAGTGTATGTTTAAATTAGGTTGTAGAGGACCTATTACAAAAGCAGATTGCCCTACAAGAAGGTGGAATGACAGTATTAATTGGCCTATAGGTGACAATACACCCTGTATCGGTTGTGCAAGGAATGGATTTCCTGATTCAATGGAACCGTTTATTAAGTATTAAAGGAGGAGTATAGGTGTGGGAGAAAAAATTATTATTAATCCATTAACTAGAATAAGCGGTTTTTTGGAAATAGAAGTAAACATAGAAAATCACGTAGTAATTGATGCAAAAAGTAGTGGTATGCTTTTTAGAGGATTTGAAAAAATGCTGCAAGGTAGACCACCTCTAGATTCAATATATTTTACACAGAGAATATGCGGTATATGCTCAACTGCACATTCAATAGCTTCAGCACTTGCGCTTGAAAATGCTCTTGATGTGATACCAGACGAAAATGACAGCATGATTAGAGATATTGTTCATGGCTCTGAGTTTTTACAAAATCATCTGAGACATTTTTACCAGTATACTTTTCCTGATTATGTTAATGGCCCTCGGATTAATCCACTATACAAAGAATCTTATGGAGATTATAGGCTTCCAAGAGAATTAAATGAAAAACTAAGCAATCATTACGTAGAATCAATAAAATACAGCAGACAGGCCCATAAAATGTTAGCTATACTTGGAGGAAAAGCTCCACACAATCACGGAGTATTTGTTGGTGGTATTACGACGAATATGGATTCATCAAAGTTTATAGAATTAAATTCAATATTAAATTCAATAAAAAGTTTTATAAAAAATATAATGATAGATGATGTTTATATTATAGCTAAATATTATAGTGACTACTTTAATAATGGCAAAGGATATGGCAATTTTATGAGTTATGGAGTTTTTGATGAAAGTTTCAATGCACCTTTTGAGTATGTTAAATCCGGAATCATGATTAATAATAACAGATATCATTTTGATGAGAATAAAATTACTGAAAATGTACATTGCTCTTGGTATAAATCAGCTAAAAATAGTTTAAAACCAGAGGATGAGTATGTACAGACGGATATTAATAAAGAAAATGCATACAGTTTTGTGAAAGCTCCAAGATATGGAGGATACCCAATGGAAGTAGGACCTTTAGCACGAATGTGGCTTAGCAAGGAATATTTTAGAGGTATATCTACAATGGATAGAACTATAGCAAGAGCATTAGAAGCTGAGAAAATATGCAACATAATTGAGAATCTATTAAGTAAAATAAGGCTAGAACCTGCAAAACAAAAAAAGTATGAAATTCCTGAAACAGCTTATGGTATAGGACTTAAGGGAACAACAAGAGGAGCTTTAGGTCATTGGATATCT is a window of Abyssisolibacter fermentans DNA encoding:
- a CDS encoding nickel-dependent hydrogenase large subunit; translated protein: MGEKIIINPLTRISGFLEIEVNIENHVVIDAKSSGMLFRGFEKMLQGRPPLDSIYFTQRICGICSTAHSIASALALENALDVIPDENDSMIRDIVHGSEFLQNHLRHFYQYTFPDYVNGPRINPLYKESYGDYRLPRELNEKLSNHYVESIKYSRQAHKMLAILGGKAPHNHGVFVGGITTNMDSSKFIELNSILNSIKSFIKNIMIDDVYIIAKYYSDYFNNGKGYGNFMSYGVFDESFNAPFEYVKSGIMINNNRYHFDENKITENVHCSWYKSAKNSLKPEDEYVQTDINKENAYSFVKAPRYGGYPMEVGPLARMWLSKEYFRGISTMDRTIARALEAEKICNIIENLLSKIRLEPAKQKKYEIPETAYGIGLKGTTRGALGHWISIEDKKIKNYTIITPTAWNLSPADSRGIKGVVEKALIGTYVKNIESPVEIGRIVRSFDPCVSCATHIISDKHSAISIRIV